A section of the Acidobacteriota bacterium genome encodes:
- a CDS encoding AAA family ATPase, whose protein sequence is MNKIMAIANQKGGVGKTTTAVNLSSCLAAAEQRTLLVDMDPQANSTSGVGLDKNNIDISVYDVLIGHKGIRDAVRTTELQYLNIVPSSISLVGAEVEMINLMSREMRLKKALGSIVQEYQYIIIDSPPSLGLLTVNTLTAADSVIIPIQCEYYALEGLGQLMNTIRLVQRHLNAKLTIEGVLLTMYDGRLNLSRQVSAEVRRHFDDRVYETVIARNVRLSEAPSFGKPIILYDILSTGAENYLALTKEVMAS, encoded by the coding sequence TTGAATAAGATCATGGCCATTGCCAACCAGAAGGGTGGGGTGGGAAAAACAACCACGGCCGTCAACCTCAGTTCCTGTCTGGCGGCCGCAGAACAGCGCACGCTACTGGTTGACATGGATCCCCAGGCCAATTCAACCAGCGGCGTCGGCCTGGACAAGAACAACATAGACATATCAGTCTATGATGTGCTGATCGGGCACAAGGGTATCCGGGACGCAGTAAGGACAACAGAGCTCCAGTATCTCAACATTGTGCCGTCATCGATCTCGCTGGTGGGCGCCGAGGTCGAGATGATCAACCTGATGTCCCGTGAGATGCGGCTGAAGAAGGCTCTTGGCAGCATCGTCCAGGAGTACCAGTACATCATCATCGATTCCCCGCCGTCACTGGGGCTGCTTACCGTCAACACGCTGACGGCGGCAGACTCTGTCATCATACCCATTCAGTGTGAATACTACGCCCTGGAAGGGCTGGGTCAGTTAATGAACACCATACGACTGGTGCAGAGGCATCTGAACGCCAAACTGACGATCGAGGGCGTCCTTCTTACCATGTATGACGGCAGACTGAACCTTTCCAGGCAGGTGTCGGCGGAGGTGCGCAGGCACTTCGATGACAGAGTGTACGAGACGGTGATCGCACGCAACGTGCGTCTCTCCGAAGCGCCGTCGTTCGGCAAGCCGATTATCCTGTACGATATCCTGTCCACGGGGGCGGAGAACTACCTGGCCCTGACAAAGGAGGTGATGGCTTCGTGA
- the mnmE gene encoding tRNA uridine-5-carboxymethylaminomethyl(34) synthesis GTPase MnmE, with product MCPRKKKSFPDNDTIAAVITPPGEGGVAALRLAGRKSRALLEKFFVGSRGPVTFKPFTMRYGTFVTAEGETLDEVTAVYMPAGKSYTGREQVEIFCHGGRQIVRMILRVLIEAGARPAEPGEFTRLAFLSGRIDLARAEAVAEIIAANTETSFRAGREHLLGGYSQHIEEIRSRLVGLLAEVEAGIDFIEDDIEPADPTDLVAEVDAVRERVSRLLDTYKGGRIINEGLRVVIGGRPNVGKSSLFNMLLRHERALVYPTAGTTRDYLSEWIDVDGVAVNLIDTAGLRQAGAALEMQGQTRARELMKGAHLALWVVDLAKRNWRKLLQVDLKSLPKIPILLVGNKIDISPPASTETFRAMRDAVALSCLTADGVDHLKAGLADRIDVIMPDLTSGLVVTSARHQRKLSRSLKNLKSARRKLAGNETPELTAFDLRQAISDLDEITGRVYTEQVLDSIFSRFCIGK from the coding sequence ATGTGCCCGAGAAAAAAGAAGTCCTTCCCTGATAATGACACGATCGCAGCCGTTATAACTCCTCCCGGAGAGGGGGGCGTCGCCGCACTGCGCCTGGCCGGGAGGAAAAGCAGGGCGCTTCTTGAAAAGTTCTTTGTCGGTTCCCGCGGGCCCGTGACCTTCAAGCCGTTTACCATGCGCTACGGCACGTTCGTCACGGCCGAGGGTGAGACGCTTGACGAGGTTACGGCCGTGTATATGCCGGCCGGCAAGTCGTACACCGGTCGGGAACAGGTCGAGATTTTCTGCCACGGAGGCCGCCAGATCGTGCGGATGATACTCAGGGTCCTGATCGAGGCCGGTGCCCGGCCGGCCGAACCGGGCGAGTTTACACGCCTGGCTTTTCTTAGCGGACGCATCGACCTGGCCAGGGCCGAGGCGGTGGCCGAGATTATCGCCGCAAACACCGAAACCTCGTTTCGAGCCGGCCGGGAGCATCTTCTCGGGGGATATTCGCAACATATCGAGGAAATCCGCAGCCGACTGGTTGGCCTGCTTGCCGAGGTCGAGGCCGGCATTGACTTTATAGAGGATGATATCGAACCGGCTGACCCGACCGACCTCGTGGCTGAAGTTGACGCCGTTCGTGAGAGAGTCAGCAGGCTGTTGGACACATACAAGGGCGGTCGCATCATCAACGAAGGATTACGCGTGGTGATCGGGGGTCGTCCGAACGTAGGTAAATCATCCCTATTTAATATGCTATTAAGACACGAGAGAGCACTGGTTTATCCGACCGCGGGAACGACCAGAGACTACCTCTCGGAGTGGATCGACGTGGACGGCGTGGCCGTGAACCTGATTGACACGGCCGGCCTGAGACAGGCCGGAGCCGCACTGGAGATGCAGGGTCAAACGCGAGCGCGGGAACTGATGAAAGGAGCGCATCTGGCACTCTGGGTAGTCGATCTTGCCAAACGGAACTGGAGAAAACTGCTGCAAGTGGATCTAAAGAGTCTGCCCAAAATACCTATCTTGTTAGTGGGAAACAAGATAGACATATCACCGCCTGCCTCTACGGAAACCTTTCGCGCCATGAGGGATGCCGTTGCTCTCTCCTGCCTGACGGCTGACGGCGTTGATCATCTGAAAGCCGGGCTGGCCGACCGCATTGATGTCATTATGCCGGATCTGACATCGGGGCTGGTGGTGACGTCGGCTCGTCACCAGCGAAAGCTCTCCCGGTCGCTGAAGAACCTCAAGAGCGCTCGCAGGAAGCTGGCCGGAAACGAGACACCGGAGCTGACTGCCTTTGACCTTCGGCAGGCGATTTCGGACCTTGACGAGATAACCGGACGGGTATATACGGAACAGGTTCTCGACAGTATATTCTCGCGATTCTGCATCGGCAAGTGA
- the mnmG gene encoding tRNA uridine-5-carboxymethylaminomethyl(34) synthesis enzyme MnmG gives MRVTDFDIVVIGGGHAGVEAALAAVRMGSTAAIVTMDARKLALMSCNPAVGGIGKSQLVKEIDALGGLMGQAIDATGIQFRRLNLSRGPAVWSTRAQADRLAYSRYVVEYCARQKNLDVLEGEVTDLIVADGQFTGVRTAEGTIVSCRAAIIATGTFLGGLIHIGKKKIRSGRNGERAAYRLSESLQEHGFRLGRLKTGTPPRLDGDTIDWSRCQIQPGEVPIPFFSCRSKRRSFAQTPCHLTYTSLRTKEIISANFHRSPIFSGQIRSIGPRYCPSIEDKFYRFADKLKHHIFLEPEGNGTSEIYPNGFSTALPEEIQRRAIRTVVGLDRAEITRPGYAIEYDYCPTYQIKPSLESRPVGGLFLAGQINGTSGYEEAAAQGLMAGCNAVLYINKEPPFILDRSEAYIGVLVDDLVTHSITEPYRMFTSRAEYRLALREDNARDRLFEHAERLDLIDRKEYLGFRRLQELTEREMTTLRKTTVSVSDLGEVGRRFTRKEKVTFEALLKQPGVGIPELLPLLIAHDGRFSRDREVLERAAVRIRFKGYIDKQQREIDKFKRLEAETIPEDFGWKSLGGLKREALEKLDRYRPRSLGQAGRIEGVTAGDLAVLSVHLKKHKALRS, from the coding sequence ATGAGAGTGACGGATTTCGACATTGTGGTCATTGGTGGCGGTCACGCCGGAGTCGAGGCCGCTCTTGCGGCCGTCCGCATGGGCAGCACTGCGGCTATCGTTACGATGGACGCACGAAAACTGGCCCTGATGTCCTGTAACCCGGCTGTCGGGGGCATAGGCAAGTCTCAGCTGGTTAAGGAGATCGACGCCCTGGGCGGGTTGATGGGCCAGGCCATTGATGCTACCGGCATCCAGTTCCGTCGCCTGAATCTCTCGCGCGGGCCGGCAGTCTGGTCAACAAGAGCGCAGGCTGACCGTCTGGCGTATAGTCGGTACGTGGTCGAGTACTGCGCCCGGCAAAAGAACCTTGACGTGCTCGAGGGCGAGGTCACCGACCTGATCGTCGCGGACGGCCAATTCACAGGCGTCCGAACCGCGGAAGGTACGATAGTAAGTTGCCGGGCGGCGATCATAGCCACCGGGACCTTCCTGGGCGGGCTCATTCATATCGGAAAGAAGAAAATCCGGTCTGGTCGCAACGGAGAAAGAGCCGCGTACAGGCTGTCAGAGTCGCTGCAAGAACACGGTTTCCGATTGGGCCGACTCAAGACCGGCACGCCGCCGCGCCTTGACGGTGACACTATCGACTGGTCCCGATGTCAGATCCAGCCGGGCGAGGTGCCCATTCCGTTTTTTTCCTGTCGTTCAAAACGCCGCAGTTTTGCCCAGACGCCGTGTCATTTGACTTATACTTCGTTGCGGACAAAAGAGATAATATCTGCGAACTTCCATCGGTCGCCCATCTTCTCCGGTCAGATAAGATCGATTGGGCCCAGATACTGCCCTTCCATCGAAGACAAGTTCTACCGATTCGCTGACAAGCTCAAGCATCACATCTTCCTCGAGCCTGAGGGTAACGGCACCAGCGAGATCTATCCCAACGGCTTTTCGACCGCTCTGCCCGAGGAAATCCAGCGGCGGGCTATCAGGACGGTGGTGGGCCTCGATCGGGCTGAGATCACAAGACCGGGGTATGCCATAGAGTATGACTACTGCCCGACTTACCAGATCAAGCCCTCGCTGGAGAGCCGACCCGTCGGCGGGCTGTTTCTGGCCGGCCAGATAAACGGCACCTCGGGATACGAAGAGGCTGCCGCCCAGGGACTCATGGCTGGCTGTAACGCTGTGCTATACATTAATAAGGAACCGCCCTTCATCCTGGACCGCTCTGAAGCCTATATCGGGGTTCTGGTAGATGATCTTGTAACGCACTCTATTACAGAGCCTTACAGAATGTTCACTTCGAGGGCGGAGTATCGTCTTGCCCTGCGTGAAGATAATGCCCGTGACAGGTTGTTCGAGCATGCGGAGCGTCTCGACCTGATCGACAGGAAGGAATATCTCGGTTTCCGCCGCCTGCAGGAGCTTACGGAAAGAGAAATGACCACCCTGAGAAAAACCACCGTGAGCGTCAGTGATCTGGGGGAAGTCGGCCGAAGGTTCACCAGGAAGGAAAAGGTCACCTTCGAAGCTCTTCTCAAGCAGCCCGGAGTGGGCATTCCCGAGTTGCTGCCTTTACTGATCGCTCATGACGGCCGGTTTTCCCGCGACCGGGAGGTTCTCGAACGTGCCGCGGTCCGGATCCGCTTTAAGGGGTATATCGACAAGCAGCAACGTGAGATAGACAAGTTCAAGAGGCTTGAAGCCGAGACTATTCCGGAAGATTTTGGCTGGAAGTCGCTGGGTGGTCTGAAGCGGGAAGCGCTGGAGAAGCTCGATCGTTACCGCCCGCGTTCACTGGGACAGGCCGGACGCATAGAGGGTGTCACGGCTGGCGACCTTGCCGTTCTCTCGGTACACCTGAAAAAACACAAGGCGCTTCGCTCATGA
- a CDS encoding RsmG family class I SAM-dependent methyltransferase, with product MILRSSQLTFDIEAVLRQHDPACARHRYFAELMKENERLNLVSRETSPRDLDRLMAESLLPLAVLSSPVQRYLDIGSGGGFPAVPFLMCGVVGPQAVLVERTQKKAAALRRIMLALDLKAHIMASSFEQTDFADRFDLVTVRLVRLTPALLARIRTVLSSGGRLVYYATPKFECDDDLVQTFTYSAGNAHTVKSFTVFSKA from the coding sequence ATGATCCTGCGGAGCAGCCAGCTTACGTTCGATATCGAAGCCGTACTCCGGCAGCACGACCCCGCCTGTGCCCGTCATCGCTACTTTGCCGAGCTCATGAAAGAGAACGAGCGGCTGAACCTTGTTTCACGTGAAACATCGCCGCGCGATCTGGACCGGCTGATGGCCGAATCGCTTCTTCCACTGGCTGTTCTGTCGAGCCCGGTACAGCGGTATCTTGACATTGGCTCCGGCGGGGGTTTCCCGGCTGTCCCGTTTCTCATGTGCGGTGTCGTGGGTCCCCAGGCCGTGCTTGTGGAACGAACGCAAAAGAAAGCCGCCGCTCTGCGGCGCATCATGCTTGCCCTGGACCTTAAGGCCCACATCATGGCTTCCTCATTTGAGCAGACCGACTTCGCCGACCGGTTCGACCTGGTGACGGTGCGCCTGGTCAGGCTTACGCCGGCCCTTCTGGCTCGTATCCGCACGGTCCTCAGCTCAGGCGGACGGCTCGTGTACTATGCCACTCCCAAGTTTGAATGTGACGACGACCTTGTTCAGACGTTCACCTATTCCGCAGGTAACGCCCACACAGTCAAGAGCTTCACGGTGTTTAGCAAGGCATAG